A single Azospirillum sp. TSA2s DNA region contains:
- a CDS encoding membrane integrity-associated transporter subunit PqiC, giving the protein MDWVRGLRNAALAAPLLVLAACQSTPESRLYTLAVVPPAGTAQPARSAPQMLALGSLDLPMLIDRPQIVRRIDGNRVETLEFDRWAEPLADGLRSTLAGDLSARLPGTTVLPTAGSSVADGTAVVAVTVLRFDADATGRVVLDAQWSLSPGAGGRKSGPTRETVEVPSAGTGPDAQVRAMSQAVGTLADRIATGMRR; this is encoded by the coding sequence ATGGATTGGGTGCGCGGATTGCGGAACGCCGCGCTGGCGGCGCCGCTTCTCGTGCTGGCGGCCTGCCAGTCGACGCCGGAGAGCCGGCTCTACACGCTGGCGGTGGTGCCGCCCGCCGGCACGGCGCAGCCCGCCCGGTCCGCGCCGCAAATGCTGGCGCTGGGGTCGCTGGACCTGCCGATGCTGATCGACCGGCCGCAGATCGTCCGCCGGATCGACGGCAACCGGGTGGAGACGCTGGAGTTCGACCGTTGGGCCGAACCGCTGGCCGATGGGCTGCGCTCCACGCTGGCCGGCGACCTGTCGGCGCGTCTGCCGGGCACGACGGTGCTGCCTACGGCCGGAAGCAGCGTGGCGGATGGAACGGCGGTGGTGGCCGTCACCGTGCTGCGCTTCGATGCCGACGCCACCGGCCGCGTGGTTCTGGATGCGCAATGGAGCCTGTCGCCGGGCGCCGGTGGGCGCAAGAGTGGCCCGACGCGCGAGACCGTGGAGGTGCCGTCCGCCGGTACCGGACCCGATGCCCAGGTCCGGGCGATGAGCCAGGCGGTCGGAACGCTGGCCGACCGCATCGCCACCGGGATGCGGCGCTGA
- a CDS encoding intermembrane transport protein PqiB, whose product MADETPGGHPPEVATPTRRRLSPLWILPLVAVLIAGWLGWRWYEERGPQIVITFQSGDGLEAGRTRIKHKNVDLGVIESVRLSDDLSQVIATARMDRTATRHLKEGTRFWMVAPRLSLGGVSGLSTVVSGTYVEMEPGGGDDRREFDALDEPPVIRADVPGRSFNLKTEQLGSLAQGSPVYFRGVQIGEVMGYNLSPQDRTVSVSVFVRAPYEELVHEGSRFWRSSGIQFSAGADGIKFQTESLKSLALGGVVLETPPDPEAGAQAKDWATFTLYEDQASAAAARDRLRVRYRLEFAGSVQGLQAGAPVLMRGLTVGHVAAVRLEYDEKKQELHIPVDIDIEPDLVARTYAVIDGKPMDEAAVRELVATQVTKGLRGRLASGNLLTGQKLVSFDYEPGNPPTAPGTERSDLPTVASSDLDSLTRSAGQVMDKVAALPLDALLADLRGTLQSISGVAGSPDLARSLAALAKALGSADALMRDADRQLPQLVKSLRGVATAAQGTLNSANGLLGGGGGQADLAGVMRQLNDAARSFRVLADYLERHPEALLRGKR is encoded by the coding sequence ATGGCTGACGAGACTCCGGGCGGCCATCCGCCAGAGGTCGCGACGCCGACGCGCCGGCGGCTGTCGCCCTTATGGATCCTGCCGCTGGTGGCGGTGCTGATCGCCGGCTGGCTCGGCTGGCGCTGGTACGAGGAGCGCGGGCCGCAGATCGTCATCACCTTCCAGTCCGGCGATGGACTGGAGGCCGGACGCACCCGCATCAAGCACAAGAACGTCGATCTGGGCGTGATCGAATCGGTGCGGCTGTCCGACGACCTGTCGCAGGTGATCGCCACCGCCCGCATGGACCGCACCGCCACCCGCCACCTCAAGGAGGGCACCCGATTCTGGATGGTGGCGCCGCGCCTCAGCCTGGGCGGGGTGTCGGGGCTCAGCACCGTGGTGTCCGGCACCTATGTGGAGATGGAACCGGGCGGCGGCGACGACCGGCGGGAGTTCGACGCGCTCGACGAGCCGCCGGTCATCCGCGCCGACGTGCCGGGGCGCAGCTTCAACCTGAAGACGGAACAGCTGGGGTCGCTGGCCCAGGGCTCCCCCGTCTATTTCCGCGGCGTCCAGATCGGCGAGGTGATGGGCTACAACCTGTCGCCGCAGGACCGCACGGTGTCGGTGTCGGTCTTCGTCCGCGCGCCCTACGAGGAACTGGTGCATGAGGGAAGCCGCTTCTGGCGGTCGTCGGGCATCCAGTTCTCCGCCGGAGCTGACGGCATCAAGTTCCAGACCGAATCGTTGAAATCGCTGGCGCTGGGCGGCGTCGTTCTGGAAACCCCGCCCGATCCGGAGGCCGGGGCGCAGGCCAAGGATTGGGCCACCTTCACCCTCTACGAGGATCAGGCCTCCGCCGCGGCGGCGCGCGACCGGCTGCGCGTGCGCTACCGGCTGGAATTCGCGGGCTCGGTGCAGGGGTTGCAGGCCGGCGCGCCGGTGCTGATGCGCGGCCTGACGGTCGGCCACGTCGCCGCCGTGCGGCTGGAGTATGACGAGAAAAAGCAGGAACTGCACATCCCTGTCGACATCGACATCGAACCCGATCTGGTCGCCCGGACCTATGCCGTCATTGACGGCAAGCCGATGGACGAGGCGGCGGTGCGCGAGCTGGTCGCCACGCAGGTCACCAAGGGGCTGCGTGGCCGGCTGGCATCCGGCAATCTGCTGACCGGGCAGAAGCTGGTGTCCTTCGACTACGAGCCCGGCAACCCGCCGACGGCGCCGGGGACCGAGCGGTCGGACCTGCCCACCGTCGCCTCCAGCGACCTCGACTCCCTGACCCGGTCGGCCGGGCAGGTGATGGACAAGGTGGCGGCGCTGCCGCTCGACGCGCTGCTGGCCGATCTGCGCGGCACCTTGCAGTCGATCAGCGGTGTCGCCGGCTCGCCGGACCTCGCGCGCTCGCTGGCGGCGCTCGCCAAGGCGCTGGGCAGCGCCGATGCATTGATGCGCGACGCCGACCGGCAACTACCGCAGTTGGTGAAGAGCCTGCGCGGCGTGGCGACCGCGGCCCAGGGCACGTTGAACAGCGCCAACGGGCTGCTGGGCGGCGGAGGCGGACAGGCCGATCTGGCCGGCGTGATGCGGCAGTTGAACGACGCCGCGCGGTCCTTCCGCGTGCTGGCCGACTATCTGGAACGCCACCCGGAGGCTCTGCTTCGGGGCAAGAGGTAA